In one window of Rhinatrema bivittatum chromosome 10, aRhiBiv1.1, whole genome shotgun sequence DNA:
- the S1PR1 gene encoding sphingosine 1-phosphate receptor 1, which produces MAVPSLPLVPRLISDYANYSIIVTHYNYTGKLKRNSRADTGMKLTSVVFIVICCLIIVENILVLLTIWRTKKFHRPMYYFIGNLAFSDLLAGAVYTANLLLSGEKTYTLTPAQWLVREGSMFVALSASVFSLLAIAIERFITMLKMKLHNGSNCCRSSLLIGGCWVVSLTLGGLPIMGWNCINKLKYCSTVLPLYHKHYLLVCTTVFTFLLMAIVILYARIYTLVRTRSRRMTFRQTSTKSSGNSEKSLALLKTVIIVLSVFIACWSPLFILLLLDVSCRVQTCPILFKAEYFLALAVLNSATNPIIYTLTNKEMRRAFIKMVSCCKWSSTDSGTTIKRPFVGKEFSRSRSDNSSHPHKDEGEYPETIMSSGNLTSSS; this is translated from the coding sequence ATGGCTGTCCCTAGCCTGCCACTCGTCCCACGCCTCATCAGCGATTATGCCAACTACTCGATCATTGTGACTCATTACAATTACACGGGGAAACTCAAGCGCAACTCCAGGGCGGACACTGGAATGAAACTGACATCCGTGGTGTTCATTGTCATCTGCTGCTTGATTATTGTGGAGAACATTCTGGTTCTGCTCACCATCTGGAGGACCAAGAAGTTCCATCGCCCCATGTACTACTTTATTGGGAATTTGGCTTTCTCTGACCTGCTGGCTGGGGCAGTGTACACTGCCAATCTCCTGCTATCCGGGGAAAAAACGTACACTCTAACCCCTGCCCAGTGGCTGGTGAGGGAGGGAAGCATGTTCGTGGCACTGTCTGCTTCGGTTTTCAGCCTGCTGGCCATCGCCATTGAGCGCTTCATCACTATGCTGAAAATGAAGCTGCACAATGGGAGCAACTGCTGCAGGTCCTCCCTCCTGATTGGCGGCTGCTGGGTGGTCTCCCTCACACTGGGAGGCCTTCCCATCATGGGCTGGAACTGCATCAACAAACTCAAGTATTGCTCTACCGTGCTCCCGCTCTACCACAAGCATTATCTGCTGGTCTGCACCACTGTCTTCACCTTTCTCTTGATGGCCATTGTTATCCTCTATGCCAGAATCTACACTTTGGTCAGGACGAGGAGCCGCAGAATGACTTTCAGGCAGACCTCCACAAAATCGAGTGGCAATTCGGAGAAATCACTGGCCTTGCTAAAGACTGTGATCATTGTCCTTAGTGTGTTTATTGCCTGCTGGTCGCccctcttcatcctgcttctgtTGGATGTTAGCTGCCGAGTGCAGACCTGCCCCATTCTCTTTAAGGCGGAATACTTTTTGGCACTGGCTGTGCTCAATTCTGCAACAAACCCTATCATCTACACACTGACCAACAAGGAAATGCGGAGAGCTTTTATCAAGATGGTATCTTGCTGTAAATGGTCCTCCACGGATTCTGGGACTACCATTAAGAGACCATTTGTAGGAAAGGAATTCAGCAGAAGTAGATCAGATAACTCTTCTCACCCGCACAAGGATGAGGGGGAATACCCTGAAACCATTATGTCTTCAGGAAATCTAACCTCATCCTCCTAA